GCCGAACGAGTTCGACGTCCCCGCCTTCCAACCGCTGCATCAGGTGGTGATCCCGAACATGGGCCTCACCATCGGCGAGATGTGGAATCTGGACGAACTGGCAGCCCTGTGCGCGCAGGACGGCCGTTACGACTTCCTGCTGTCGGCCGCGCCCCTCCCCATCACGGGTGCGGTCGGGTCGCCGATCAACCCCATCGCCATCCTCTAGCCGAACCGCACCACGAGACAGAGAGGTCCTCGCATGACCACCGACGTCCACGCCCACCTTCTGATGCCCGGGCTCCACGCCGAGGTCGAACGCCGCGCACCGGAGGCGGTGGCAGAGGCGGCCGCGCTCGAGCTGCGCCGAAACGGTGCGGCGAGCCAGGCGGTCTCCGGCCCGATGGTCGGCTCGCGCATCCCGAAGCTGACCGATGTCACCGTGCGCCTCGAGGAGATGGACCGGCAGGGAGTCGACCGCCAGTGGGTGTCGGCTTCACCGAACCACTTCTATCCGTGGGCGCCCGAGGATCTCGCAGCGTGGATGGCCGCAGAGGCCAACAGACTCATCGCCGCGCACGTCGCGCAGGCGCCCGCGCGCCTCCTCGGGCTCGGTGTCGTGCCCCTCCAGCATCCGCATCGCATCGTCGAGGCGCTCGAGGACGCCGTGCTCGGCCACGGCCTCATCGGCGTCGAGATCTCGTCCTTCGCCGGTGACGTCGAGCTGTCGGATGTGCGACTCGAACCCTTCTGGAGCAGGGCCGAAGAGCTGGGGGCGATCATCTTCCTGCACCCCTTCGGATGCAGTCTCGATGAGCGCCTCGACCGCTACTACCTCGCCAACACGGTGGGACAGCCCGTCGAGAACGCCGTCGCGCTGTCACACCTCATCTTCTCGGGCGTGCTCGACCGGCATCCGACCCTCAAGATCGTCGCCGCCCACGGCGGCGGGTACCTGCCGACGGCGATCGGGCGCAGCGACCACGCGTGGCGGGTGCGTCCCGACGCGCAGCGATGCGCGCATGCGCCGTCGTCGTACCTGCGCAGAATCTGGTTCGACACCGTCGTGCACGATGCCACGGCGCTGAACCATCTCGTCGGCGCCGCGGGCGGGTCGCAGGTCGTCCTCGGGAGCGACTATCCGTTCGACATGGGACTCGACGACCCGGTCGCCTTCGTCCGCTCCGCCGGGCTGCCGAGCGTCGTCGTCGAGGCGATCCTGGCAGGCAACGCCGACGCGTTGGTGCAGGCAACGGTCGAGGCGGCGAGCTTGTAGAGCTGTGCTTCGCCGCCGTTGACGACGGGTGAGTGCTGAGTCCTGCGGTGGGCATCTGGCCCGCAGGTAGGCATCGGCCGGTACTCGACTCGCCGGCGCACCTGCGCGAAGCCCGAGCGTTCGTATGGGCCGGAACGTCCGACTCGTGTGGACTGCGAGGAACGTCAGATCAGCCCGTTCCTCGCGGCCCACACGGCTGCCGCCGTCACCGACCGCACATTGAGCCGGTCGCAGATGGCGGCGAGCCGACGTCGGGCCGTCCGTTCCGAGTAGCCGAGCGCCCGCGCGGCTGAACCCGTGGTGTGGCCCTCGGCCAGGGCACGAAGGAGGCGGACGTCGTCGCGGTCCACGGCAGCATCGCGCGGGTCGATGTTCATGTGGCGAAGCGCCATCGGCTCGAGCTGTGGTTGGTGCATCGGCGTCCCCGTCGTTGATCGGACACCCTCATTGAATCCGGCGCATGACCGATGGGTCGATGGGCGTTCGCGGCAAATCGGCGTACCGCGAACACGGTAGGTCGGACGAATGGGACCCGCCTGCCCGGGGCGGCGTCGGGTGGGGGATCGCGCAGGGCGCGCCCGTCGCCGCCGTCGACGTCAGCAGCATCCGGCGGCCATCGACCGCTGGCCGATGTCGGACAACTCGTTGGCAGCCGGAGTGTCGGCCTGGTTCACTCCTGACCGTCAC
This region of Microbacterium thalassium genomic DNA includes:
- a CDS encoding LuxR C-terminal-related transcriptional regulator, coding for MHQPQLEPMALRHMNIDPRDAAVDRDDVRLLRALAEGHTTGSAARALGYSERTARRRLAAICDRLNVRSVTAAAVWAARNGLI
- a CDS encoding amidohydrolase family protein; this encodes MTTDVHAHLLMPGLHAEVERRAPEAVAEAAALELRRNGAASQAVSGPMVGSRIPKLTDVTVRLEEMDRQGVDRQWVSASPNHFYPWAPEDLAAWMAAEANRLIAAHVAQAPARLLGLGVVPLQHPHRIVEALEDAVLGHGLIGVEISSFAGDVELSDVRLEPFWSRAEELGAIIFLHPFGCSLDERLDRYYLANTVGQPVENAVALSHLIFSGVLDRHPTLKIVAAHGGGYLPTAIGRSDHAWRVRPDAQRCAHAPSSYLRRIWFDTVVHDATALNHLVGAAGGSQVVLGSDYPFDMGLDDPVAFVRSAGLPSVVVEAILAGNADALVQATVEAASL